Proteins encoded by one window of Streptomyces sp. LX-29:
- a CDS encoding amino acid adenylation domain-containing protein: protein MTGPSPGPSSRPDASDTPGDRGTPGDPGLPDVADRLDQPLAAAARRHPDRPALAADGLVLSYAELDGRVDEVAARLAAHGVRPGDRVGVHAPKGVTAVTALYAALRAGAVVAPLDPAEPRSRTARMVHGAGLRTLLTTADAEPAARRLAGDPAEGVRGLPHGLSLVPLPATAPDPGDPTEGAGGYVLFTSGSTGWPKGVLLSHRNVLHFARWAAAEFRLDATDRVGSQSPLTFDLSTFDLFSSALAGACVHLLPEVLRLFPRDVVGWLGREEISVFYAVPTFYRLLLLGGGIAKAPPPALRLAAFAGEPFPPHLLEDYVRCFPRVRFYNLYGPTETNVCTYEPLPPGWTAADGLSAGRALPGDHIEVTDADGGWTDGEGEVRVAGETVFLGYLADGGRLTDPTRPVRFRDGTVRRAYATGDLGRLAADGRLELHGRRDHQVKRRGVRIELREIESVLLEVEGVTAAAVVAKTCPGHVGELWAYVVASGLHRGSVNRAMAHALPRRMFPDRVLICDGLPSTARGKTDRTRLAGLPGPPPTAPPTGGASS, encoded by the coding sequence GTGACCGGCCCCTCGCCGGGGCCGTCGTCGCGCCCCGACGCCTCCGACACCCCCGGCGACCGCGGCACCCCCGGTGATCCCGGCCTGCCCGACGTCGCGGACCGCTTGGACCAGCCGCTGGCCGCCGCCGCCCGCCGGCACCCGGACCGCCCCGCCCTCGCCGCCGACGGGCTGGTGCTGAGCTACGCCGAACTCGACGGACGGGTCGACGAGGTGGCGGCCCGGCTCGCCGCACACGGCGTGCGCCCCGGCGACCGCGTCGGCGTCCACGCGCCCAAGGGCGTGACGGCCGTGACCGCCCTCTACGCGGCGCTGCGCGCGGGTGCCGTGGTGGCCCCGCTGGACCCCGCGGAGCCCCGGTCCCGCACCGCGCGCATGGTGCACGGGGCGGGGCTGCGGACGCTGCTCACCACGGCGGACGCCGAGCCGGCGGCGCGCCGGCTCGCGGGGGACCCCGCCGAGGGCGTCCGGGGACTGCCGCACGGGCTGTCGCTGGTGCCGCTCCCCGCCACCGCCCCCGACCCGGGCGACCCGACCGAGGGCGCGGGCGGCTATGTGCTGTTCACCTCCGGGAGCACCGGCTGGCCCAAGGGGGTGCTGCTGAGCCACCGGAACGTGCTGCACTTCGCGCGCTGGGCGGCCGCCGAGTTCCGCCTCGACGCCACCGACCGGGTCGGCTCGCAGTCCCCGCTCACCTTCGACCTCAGCACCTTCGACCTGTTCTCGTCCGCGCTCGCCGGCGCCTGCGTCCATCTGCTGCCGGAGGTGCTGCGGCTCTTCCCGCGCGACGTGGTGGGCTGGCTGGGGCGGGAGGAGATCTCGGTCTTCTACGCCGTGCCGACCTTCTACCGACTGCTGCTGCTCGGCGGCGGGATCGCGAAGGCCCCGCCGCCGGCGCTGCGCCTCGCCGCCTTCGCCGGAGAACCGTTCCCCCCGCACCTCCTGGAGGACTACGTGCGGTGCTTCCCCCGGGTGCGGTTCTACAACCTCTACGGGCCGACCGAGACCAACGTCTGCACCTACGAGCCGCTGCCGCCCGGCTGGACGGCCGCGGACGGGCTCTCCGCCGGACGGGCCCTGCCCGGCGACCACATCGAGGTGACCGACGCCGACGGAGGGTGGACCGACGGCGAGGGGGAGGTGCGGGTCGCGGGCGAGACCGTCTTCCTCGGCTATCTGGCCGACGGCGGGCGGCTGACCGATCCGACGCGCCCGGTGCGGTTCCGTGACGGCACGGTGCGCCGCGCCTACGCCACCGGGGACCTGGGCCGGCTGGCCGCCGACGGCCGGCTGGAACTGCACGGCCGACGGGACCACCAGGTCAAGCGGCGCGGGGTGCGGATCGAACTGCGGGAGATCGAGAGCGTGCTGCTCGAGGTGGAGGGGGTGACGGCGGCCGCCGTGGTCGCCAAGACATGTCCCGGACATGTCGGGGAACTGTGGGCGTATGTCGTGGCGTCCGGTCTTCATAGGGGGAGCGTCAACCGGGCGATGGCGCATGCCCTGCCCCGGCGGATGTTTCCCGACCGCGTCCTGATCTGTGACGGCCTGCCGTCCACGGCGCGCGGCAAGACCGACCGGACCAGGCTCGCGGGGCTGCCCGGCCCGCCCCCCACGGCCCCGCCCACAGGAGGTGCCAGCTCGTGA